One part of the Pecten maximus chromosome 9, xPecMax1.1, whole genome shotgun sequence genome encodes these proteins:
- the LOC117334361 gene encoding heme-binding protein 2-like: MYISVSLEFIYRMLLQLHGMAALCLSFTILLGVLTLAEANTIPAGTCMYKGNKCPVYNVISNHEGYELRYYEQSSWVATSENVREYTGNVSRQLYFRLRDYIQGNNVNNEVLNMTVPVLTERGNPNVNGLTTYTKYFFLTDPNAPEPRAENVFRYNRPAFGAYVRRYGGRPNYQEKEAQLEKLKQSLQDTSLYNLDKAYFAGYNPPWDNIGRRNEVWVEAIMTNV; encoded by the exons gtatggCTGCCTTGTGTCTGTCGTTTACGATTTTGTTGGGGGTCCTGACCCTGGCAGAGGCCAACACGATTCCGGCTGGAACCTGTATGTACAAAGGCAACAAGTGTCCAGTGTACAATGTTATTTCTAACCATGAG GGATACGAACTGCGATATTACGAGCAATCGTCCTGGGTGGCCACGAGTGAAAATGTGAGAGAGTACACAGGAAACGTGAGCCGCCAGCTGTATTTCAGACTGAGGGACTACATTCAAGGCAACAACGTTAATA ATGAAGTTTTGAACATGACTGTCCCTGTATTGACTGAGCGAGGGAACCCAAACGTCAACGGGCTCACTACATACACCAAATATTTCTTTCTTACTGACCCAAATGCCCCAGAACCAAGAGCAGAGAATGTGTTCAGGTACAACAGACCAGCATTTGGAGCTTATGTAAG GAGATATGGAGGGAGACCCAATTACCAGGAAAAGGAAGCCCAACTTGAAAAACTCAAACAGAGCCTTCAAGACACCTCCCTTTATAACCTCGACAAGGCCTACTTTGCTGGCTATAACCCCCCATGGGATAATATTGGGAGACGGAATGAGGTTTGGGTCGAGGCCATCATGACTAATGTCTAA